CTTGTCATACTTTACCAGGTTGATCGTGCGGTCGAGAATTTCCGCTATGTTCGACGAAGTCTTTTCGCCTGAAGCTAACCGAGCGAAGTCTCCAAGACTCCGAACAATCTTCGCGATCCTCTCTAGATGATTGTTCATCGTCTTTATCGATTCCCGCGTGAATTGCACGTCATCCTTCGTTGTCATTTCGAGAGATTCAAGTTCCTGGACAAGAGAAGAGATTGATGCGAGCGGGTTCCCGATTTCGTGGGAAATGCCCGCGGTGAGTTTTCCGATACTCGCGAGCTTCGATGCCTGGAGGAGTTGCTCTTCCATCTTCTTCTTTTCCGTTATGTCTTCAAGGATGATAACAAACCCTCCCGAGGGGTCTGTAAAAGGACTGATATTAATCTTGAACGTCTGCAGTGACGTGGTCTGGACAGTCATCTCCTGCTCTTCTTTTTGCATGAGCGAATCTCTCGTTATCCAGGGAAGCAGATCGACTATCTGACGGTTAAACGCGTCTGATTTCTTTATTCCGGTAAGCTTATCGATCTCCCTGTTCCAGTATTTTATGCGCAAGAGAGAATCGACGGTCACGATCCCCACAGGGGCGCTCTCTATGATGTTCTCGCTGAACTCCTTCAGATACGACAGTTCCCTGTTCGTTTCTGTCAGTTCCTGGCGAGACAGCCTCAGCCGTTCGGTAATATGCTTGAGAGACTCGGAGAGTTCTCCCCTCTCCTTTTCCGTCAGGACCAGCTTGTCTTCAAAAATAATAGCAGCCATGGACGAACCGATGGCTCCCGACAGGACTTTCTCGGCCTCGTCACGCACTTCAAAGAGTTCCTTAGGGGTAAGTTCTCCCCCTCTCCTGTTCTTCCCCGACAGGATGGCCCCGATTACGTCCCTCGCCTCGACCCTGCCTATATATTGGGCGAGGATATCTTCGATGTCGTCCACGGTGTAGGAGCTCCCATGGAAGAGCTCCTTCACGCTTTCATAAGACTCCACGAAGACGAGCGACTGGATCTCTTCCTCTTTGGACTGTTTCGTAAAGACTGATATCCCGACATAGAAAATGAGATTCATGAGCATACCCCAGAAGAGAGAGTTTCCCCACTTGCCGAGACCCTGAACACCGAAAAGGCTGTTTGGATTGAACATCTCCGAGCCCGTCAGGAGCGCGACGAGGCCGACTTCCTTCACGATGCCGGACTTTATCAACGCCGGGATGATGAGGGTATAGAGCCATACGGCAAATCCGGCAGAGAGCCCTGCTATGGCACCTCTCCTTGTCCCCCTCTTCCAGTAAAGACCCAAAAAGAACGCCGGGGCAAAGAGGGCCACGGCCTCGAAGGACTTCAGTCCGATATCTACAAGGCTATAAAATTCTCCGATGGACATGGCAAAGAGATATCCCAGGTAGACGATCCCCAGGATAACGAGTCTCTTAATATTAAGGACGACCGCCGGGAATTTCGGAGCGTCGTGGAAATTGATCAGGGCTGGCATGATGATGCTGTTCATGACCATGGTGCTCAATGCAAGCGCCTCGACAATCACCATGCCTGTCGCCGCGGAAAATCCGCCGATGAAGGCTAAGAGGGAGAGATAGCGCATGCCGTTATGCAGGGGCAGGGTCAGGACAAAGTAATCGGCCTCTTTCGCAGTCCCCCCCGTGAGAAGACCGCCGAAGGCTATGGGCAGCACAAAGACATTGATAAGGAAGAGATAGAGGGGGAAGAGCCATGCCGCCTTGGCTATGTGGGACTCGTCATAATTCTCCACGACAGCCATCTGGAATTGGCGAGGCAGAAACATGATCGCCATCATCGAAAGAAATAGGAGTGACAGCCATTCCGGATAGTCCGTTCCCGTGCCGGTGCCGAGGAAGAGGAGTATCGAGTGTTCGGAATCCTTTATCCTCGCGAAGATATCGTTAAACCCTTTGAAGAGGCCGAAGGTCACGAAGACACCCACGAGGACAAAGGCCAACAGCTTCACGATCGATTCAAAGGCTATCGCAAAAACGAGCCCGCCGTGCCTCTCTGAAGAATCGAGTCGCCTCGCTCCAAAGATGATCGCAAATATGCCGAGTATTAAGGTAATGACTAAGCCCACAGCGGAACTCCCCCATGTCTTGCCGCCCGATATGATCTCAAAGGTGCTGATGATCGCCTTGATCTGTAGTCCTAGATAGGGCGCTATGCCGACAACGGCCACGATCGTGACAAGCGCGGAGAGGAAGAGAGACTTGCCGTAACGGGAACCGATGAAATCGGAGATCGCGGTGATCCTGTTCGCCTTCGCTGTCTTTACCACCTTGCGGAGAACGACGAGCCAGAGGGAAGCCATGAGGGTCGGTCCGAGATAGATCGTCAGGAAAGAGAGCCCTGACGTGGCTGCCTTCCCGACGCTCCCGTAGAAAGTCCAGGAGGTGCAATAGACCGCCAGCGATAGAGAATAGATATAGGGGTTATTGACTATGCTTCTGCCTTTTTTCTCCTGCCGCTCGGCGTAGTAGGCTACGGTAAAGAGGAGCAGCAGGTAGCCGAGAACAATAAAAAAAAGGTTATAGGGTGTAAACACTTCTTTCTACCGCACCGTTCTTTGTCGCGGGGGGAGACTCTTATTGTTCTTTTTCGTAAGCTGTTGTCGGTTCATCCTATTGGCCGCGAAGGCCACGAGGACGATAAAAAGGAGCCAGAAGACTATCAGGTATTTCACCACAGAGACATGGAATATCTCGAGGAAGGGCCAGTTCAGGCCGAGAAGGCCGAGGACGAAAATGAACAACCATATTTCAGGATTTCTCACTCTCTCTTCAGCCTCTCCGCCATGACCTGTTCTTGGACTATTATAGCCCAAAAACCCTGTCTTTGGGGTCTCCCTGTCTCCGAGTGATCCCTTTCTGCATATCCTTCCGGTTCGGCGCCCCCCGCAGCAGCACTAATCTGTAATGCGTTACCCAAACTGTGTAATCCATTACATAGCACGTCCCGCTCAATGGCGAGAGAAACCTTATCCGAGGCCGGTTTAGGATAAACAAAAGATTGGCATTGAAGTTGCTTTATGGTAATTCGGATGATTATATGCGACATACGCGAAGAGCACATTTGAAGGAGGCGCTGTGATGAAAAACAACATAAAGAGAGCGAGGGGCTTCGGGGAGAAAATGAGAGGCATGCTCATGGTTCTCGTTATCACGATCGCCTTTCTGTCCGTCATCACGTCACAGAATTATGCCAAAGAGGGACGAGCAACCCATAAAATCATCTCGGGAGTCATAACGAATATTACCACGACTTCGATCGAAGTAAATGGAAAATTCTATGATATATCGAACGCAATTCTCGTAACAACGTCCGGAACGAGATTAACCATGAACCAGTTGAAACGGGGAAACATCGCAGAGATTTTCACTGACGACGAAACGGCAACAAAGGTTCGCATTGACAACAGGAATCTTCGCAAGTGAGGTGGTCTTCATGAAGAAACTCATACTATTCAATTTTCTCCTGTCACTGTTTTTTTCTTCTCTTGTGATAACAGGATCAGATGCGGCATCGATGACCGATTACTGCATCGTTCCGCCTTACGTTATCCAGGATGTTCCTCCCAATATCATGTTCCTTGTGGACAATTCGGGCAGCATGTTCAATTTTGCCTATGCCTGTTCCAAGGCAACGACGACGGCTTCCGGGAATAATACCACGTCTATAGTTGTGGACAGTGTTTCAGGTTTCAATGTCGGACAGAAGATTACGGTGGGAGGGACTGAAGTCGTTGTTACCGCTGTCAACAGCGGCACGAATACACTTACGGTGAGCGCCTCCCTGAGTTTTGCATCCGGGACGATCGTCCAGGATTGGGCTTGCCAGGACCCGAATTTCTATGACATGGATTCCAGTCAGTGCAACACAACTACGGTCGGGACTGGTGGTTCTTCACCTAATACCACAATCCCCGTTACGAGCACCACAAACGTCTGGGTCGGACAGATGATCGTTCTCGTCCATTCGGGGACCCCCACAACACTCATTGTCAACAGCGTAAGTTCGAGCACAAAAAAGATAACCGTTAGCTCATCTGTGTCTTTTTCTTCCAGCGATACGATTTATGATTATACCTGCTATTATTTCAACAACCTCGCTCCAGAGATGAGTTTCGATCCTACGAAAACTTACTACGGCTATTTCAACAGTAACTACTACTACACGTATACCGGTTCCGGAGGAAAATTCCTTCAGAACAGGGTGAAACCTGTCGCGAAGCTCGCGACAGAGTGGGACGGCAATTTCCTGAACTGGCTCACCATGAGAAGGGCCGATGTCTTAAAAAGGGTCCTCACCGGAGGATACGCGGTGGGAGGCGAGGGGACCGGTTTTGACAAAGTCCGCGCATTAAAACCTGATGATTCGAGCAGAGGCATATATAAGGCCGTGGCACAGGCAGATCAATATATGGGATGCACGGGGTGCACGGGAAACATGAACTTCACCTTCGCTACCGGCAATTCCAACCCATCATCTTTCACGGCCTACGCCGGCACTACCGGCAAAGGATCTTTTTCTGTAGATGTGGTGGTACCCTCTCCCGTCGAGGGAGTAATTCAGAATGTCGTCGGCGCAAAGGCGAGAATCGGCGTCACTTTTTATAATACGAATGACGGGGGCAAAGTCCAGGTCTCCGTCGCGGGCACGAGCCTCTCATCAGTGATAAACCAGATAAATCTTACGATACCGAGCACGAACACACCCCTCGCGGAAGCATTGTGGACCGTGACCGGATATTTTGCCCAGCAATCGAGCATGGAGGGCGGACCGGGCCCGAGGTGGAATAACGGCGATTTTCAGATAAACAACAACAACGACCCCTGGAACTACGCAACCGGCGGCGGAAACCCCAGGTTTCCTGCGTGTTCGAAGAGCTACGTACTCCTTATTACCGACGGTGAGCCCTGTTCAGACGGCAATCTGCCGGCCACTCTGAAAGACTACGCCTCGGGTAAATCGAAGTTCAATTGTTCCGGGTCAACTTGTCCGGCCGTCACGAATAATACGGCGCCAGTGGTCGGCGGTGAGAATTTCTCATTCCCTGC
The window above is part of the Thermodesulfovibrionales bacterium genome. Proteins encoded here:
- a CDS encoding ATP-binding protein produces the protein MFTPYNLFFIVLGYLLLLFTVAYYAERQEKKGRSIVNNPYIYSLSLAVYCTSWTFYGSVGKAATSGLSFLTIYLGPTLMASLWLVVLRKVVKTAKANRITAISDFIGSRYGKSLFLSALVTIVAVVGIAPYLGLQIKAIISTFEIISGGKTWGSSAVGLVITLILGIFAIIFGARRLDSSERHGGLVFAIAFESIVKLLAFVLVGVFVTFGLFKGFNDIFARIKDSEHSILLFLGTGTGTDYPEWLSLLFLSMMAIMFLPRQFQMAVVENYDESHIAKAAWLFPLYLFLINVFVLPIAFGGLLTGGTAKEADYFVLTLPLHNGMRYLSLLAFIGGFSAATGMVIVEALALSTMVMNSIIMPALINFHDAPKFPAVVLNIKRLVILGIVYLGYLFAMSIGEFYSLVDIGLKSFEAVALFAPAFFLGLYWKRGTRRGAIAGLSAGFAVWLYTLIIPALIKSGIVKEVGLVALLTGSEMFNPNSLFGVQGLGKWGNSLFWGMLMNLIFYVGISVFTKQSKEEEIQSLVFVESYESVKELFHGSSYTVDDIEDILAQYIGRVEARDVIGAILSGKNRRGGELTPKELFEVRDEAEKVLSGAIGSSMAAIIFEDKLVLTEKERGELSESLKHITERLRLSRQELTETNRELSYLKEFSENIIESAPVGIVTVDSLLRIKYWNREIDKLTGIKKSDAFNRQIVDLLPWITRDSLMQKEEQEMTVQTTSLQTFKINISPFTDPSGGFVIILEDITEKKKMEEQLLQASKLASIGKLTAGISHEIGNPLASISSLVQELESLEMTTKDDVQFTRESIKTMNNHLERIAKIVRSLGDFARLASGEKTSSNIAEILDRTINLVKYDKRFKNIQLATDIDAIPPLNVNPDQIQQVFLNLLINALDAMPEGGKLGISMKERDGSVEVVFSDSGAGIEENALGRIFDPFFTTKGPGRGTGLGLSICYGIIKDHNGTIRVKSNRGEGATFVINLPVENHE